The region CTCACCCGGGGGGTGTCGTGGAAGTTTGGGTCGTTGGTTGCCAGACAGGAGAACTTTAGGAGGCAGTTTTTCAGTCTCAACCGGTGGCCGCTCGTTCTCCAGAGCGAGAAGACgcaggagaagatcaagaatGACGAGTGGCACGCTGACGGGGTCGATCCGAAGCAGGTGTTTGATCACCAGGCTGCCGATCCGATCCACGCGTTCTTCAGCAGGGAGAAGCTGAGGCCGTATGTGGAGGACCCGGTCAAGTATAGGGCTGGGCCGGCGGTTTTCCCGGTGGGGGATACGGCTtggcagaggaagagggttgaGGAGCACATGACTGCTTTGGTTTATCAGTGTAAAGCtccccttttctttgtcGCAAACAAAATATGAGCAGTGAAGCTAATGCACAACAACAGCTATCGGCCTCAACGGAGCCGTTCCCAGAGGAGGCACCTTTAGGGAAAAGCTCAAGgacttcttcttcagggAGCCGCTCCGGCCATATCTCAACGGCGCGGAGAAGCTGACCGAGTCCCAGCTGGAGGCCAGGTACGGCAAGCTGCCTGACGTGCCGCCGAACAGGGTGCCCAGGAGCTGGGCCACCGAGGTGCTGGTTGGTAAAAAGGTGGAGAACCGAAAGAGGAAGGTGGACGAGATCTTggaggcgaagaagcaggaagaggaggcgaggaatcTGGCGAGGTAcaagagaaggagggtggatgaTCAGGTTGCTgggacgaggatgacggggGGCGTTTACtaggggaagaggaggagtaggCTCATTTGTGTAGTTTGTCTTTTgtgaaaaaagaagaaagataCATGCTTTAGTCATGGCGCGTCTCATAGGGTAGGAAATTTAAACATCTTTCATATCTTTCTTGTTGGCTTGTGCCAAGAGGGGGTTGCCCCTAAGCAGCCCCTGAATGGGCATGTCCCCCATGCGGTTGCTCAAGCAATCTGTATCTCCGAGTCATGGTAGGAATATTCAAAAAAGGTTATTTGATATTCGGGTGATGGTTCCTAGATTGCACAGCCAACTGACTCAGCCCTGCAACGACGGAAGCGGCTCCTGTCAACAAACACAAAGAGTTCAAATACAAGACAAATGAAAATTAGGTGTTGACACAAATACACAGGAGGCAAGAGCCGTGGCACCATTGCCCACAGTTCTAACCCTCCTgacccatccaaccccctttttACCACTCCGCTCGCTACCTTGCCGCCCTCTATGTTGTCCAGAAAAGAGCTGAAGAGAAATGAGAACAGAAAAGGAAGTTCGTAGGTAGTAGTGTACATGGCCCTTGTCCTGTTCCATCTGCCCCGAAACTCATACTTCCGATGATGGGAGGGACGAAAACGTGGAAAAGGTTGCAACAGTAGTAGTTTTCAACCGAACATATTCGGCATAAAAATCTAATACCCCAAGTTTGCGCCATGctgtctctctctcatcTCTATGCCCGATGGATTTTTTGTTTCCCTTCTCCGTTCCTTTGGTATCCCGttcccttctctctctccctctcttgACCTGGCTGCTCGTAATCGTGACAAAactcgctctctctctcccctcgCCTCCTCTAAACACCTCCCAGCGctaagaaaaaataaaaaagaccCTTTAGTGGTGAGCATCAGCCTTCTGGCCACCGTGGTACCCGACAATCTTGAGTCTGCCAATCATCTCGCCCACGGTGAAGAAACCGAGGAGCTCGGCGACGAGGACGCCGCCGGCAGCGACTTGTGTCCTGGAGAGGTTGCGCACTTgctgggggttgagggaCTTGGCGAgctgggagaagaaggggccGGGGGTCTGGAGTTGCTTCCAGAGGTTCTGGAAGTATGTCTGGAAGGTAGAGACGGAGCTATATCGAATATCACATGTTAGCGGACCAGGGTTGTGTGtatggaggggttgatatGAGGAGGAAACGTACGGAGGAGACATGCTCTGGCCCCGGAAGACGATCTTGGCCACCTCGATGCCAACCTTGGTGTAGTAAACGAGGGCAGGGGTTTTGCCTGGGTGTAATATGTTAGTTATCTCGTGATATATTTCCTTGACGCCCAAGCATGCGCCCGAATTCCTTCAGCCCGGAGACATACTCTCAACAAAAGCAACAAGACGCCCAGTGGGCCCGCCAACCTTGCCCAGCGCACCCGAGACGTTCTTCGCAGCGTTGGTGATAGCAGGACCGGCAGCGGCAGTGACGCGAGAGAGACCCTCCTGGGCCTTGGCCGAGAGCTCAGCGGCTTGAGCTTGAGCCTTGGTGGCAGTCTGCTTGGCAGTTTCGGCGGCCTTTTGTGTAGCGGAGGACTCGAAACGGACCATCTGGCGGCCCATGGTGAGGGCGGACCGCCGTGAGAGGAGGGCGAAAGACATTTTGTGTGGCGAAAGAATGGGAAAAAGAAGGTCGATTCGGGTATCGGGGGGTTCGGCCGAGCGGTGCGAGTGAACGACGGCTCTGGGAATCGAGGAGGGCCAATTTGGGGAAGAGAGGGGTTGGACGACGGCCGGATGAAGGTTGTGAAAAATCCGGGT is a window of Podospora pseudopauciseta strain CBS 411.78 chromosome 1, whole genome shotgun sequence DNA encoding:
- the ATP20 gene encoding ATP synthase subunit G atp20 (COG:C; EggNog:ENOG503P5ST); protein product: MSFALLSRRSALTMGRQMVRFESSATQKAAETAKQTATKAQAQAAELSAKAQEGLSRVTAAAGPAITNAAKNVSGALGKVGGPTGRLVAFVESKTPALVYYTKVGIEVAKIVFRGQSMSPPSVSTFQTYFQNLWKQLQTPGPFFSQLAKSLNPQQVRNLSRTQVAAGGVLVAELLGFFTVGEMIGRLKIVGYHGGQKADAHH